DNA sequence from the Hippea jasoniae genome:
CGATGGCGTTGACCATACGCTTGAGGAAGTTGGTAGGGTGCTTGGTGTAACACGAGAAAGGGTAAGACAGATTGAGGCAAAAGCGTTAAGAAAACTCAGGCATCCAAAACGCAGCAGACAGCTTGCGAGTTTTATAGAATGAGAATAAATAGATATATTGCAAATAGTCTGAATATTTCAAGAAGAAAGGCCGATGAATATATTAAAGCTGGCAGGGTAAGCTTAAATGGTGTTAAAGTTGAAGGGTTTATTGATGTAAAAGATGGTGATGTAGTAGAAGTTGATGGTAAAAGATTGGAGTTTGAGAAATCGAAGGTTTATTATGCATTTTACAAGCCACCCTTTGTTATAAGCTCAACCGCTGATGAACAGGGCAGAAAAACGGTATGCGATTATTTCGATAAAGATAAAAAGTTGATCTGTGTGGGCAGACTTGATTACTTATCTGAAGGATTGTTGCTTGTTACAAATGATGGAGAATTTGCCAATCTTGTGATGCATCCTTCATTTAAGATACGCAAGACTTATCTTGTAAAAACAAATCAGCCTTTGAGGGCAAAACTGCTTAAAAAGATGTCTGAAGGGGTGTTGCTTGAGGATGGTTTTTTTAAGCCTCTCGTTTTAAAGAAAAGTGCAAATCCAAACTGGATTATAATAGCCATAGATACAGGCAGAAACAGGATTATAAGAAGATTTTTTAAGGCGTTTGATGTTAAAATCGATAAATTAAAGAGAATTGCCATTGGCAATATCGAATTGAAAGACCTCAAAGAGGGTAGCTATAGAGAACTCTCAAAAGAGGAGATAGAGCAACTCAAAAGGATTGCTTGCAAGAAAGCCGTATGAAGGAAGAGGAGTTTTCTTACAATCTCAGACCGCAACGGTTGCATGAATATATAGGTCAAAGCAACATAGTAAAAAACCTATCTGTGGCGATTAAGGCTGCAAAAAAGAGGGGTGAGGCACTTGAGCATTGCCTTCTGTATGGCCCACCCGGTCTTGGTAAAACCACGCTTGCAAACATCATAGCAAAGGAGATGAATGCAAACATTATAACAAGCTCAGGTCCTGCCATTGAAAAGGTTGGCGATATTGCAGCTATTTTAACCAATCTCAATGAAAGGGATGTGTTGTTTATCGATGAGATCCACAGACTCAATAGAGCTGTTGAGGAAACACTGTATTCTGCCCTTGAGGACTTTACACTGGATATTATAGTGGGTCAGGGGCCGGGTGCCCGCACAATCAGGCTGGATTTGGCTCGTTTTACGCTTATCGGCGCAACTACAAGGATTGGTTTGTTGACATCGCCCTTGAGGGATAGATTTGGTTTGATTTTGAGGCTTGATTTCTACTCAATTGAGGATTTAACAGAAATTGTTAAACGCTCAGCTAAAATTCTGGATGTTTTGATAGATGATGATGCAGCTTTAGCTATTGCAAAAAGCTCTCGAGGTACACCAAGGATCGCAAA
Encoded proteins:
- a CDS encoding pseudouridine synthase gives rise to the protein MRINRYIANSLNISRRKADEYIKAGRVSLNGVKVEGFIDVKDGDVVEVDGKRLEFEKSKVYYAFYKPPFVISSTADEQGRKTVCDYFDKDKKLICVGRLDYLSEGLLLVTNDGEFANLVMHPSFKIRKTYLVKTNQPLRAKLLKKMSEGVLLEDGFFKPLVLKKSANPNWIIIAIDTGRNRIIRRFFKAFDVKIDKLKRIAIGNIELKDLKEGSYRELSKEEIEQLKRIACKKAV
- the ruvB gene encoding Holliday junction branch migration DNA helicase RuvB; translated protein: MKEEEFSYNLRPQRLHEYIGQSNIVKNLSVAIKAAKKRGEALEHCLLYGPPGLGKTTLANIIAKEMNANIITSSGPAIEKVGDIAAILTNLNERDVLFIDEIHRLNRAVEETLYSALEDFTLDIIVGQGPGARTIRLDLARFTLIGATTRIGLLTSPLRDRFGLILRLDFYSIEDLTEIVKRSAKILDVLIDDDAALAIAKSSRGTPRIANKLLRRVRDYMQINNKNKIDLDVVNKTLSLLEITREGLDYLDKKYLHALIEKFNGGPVGIDTLAASLGEDKGTLEDVVEPYLLQVGYIKRTPKGRVATPLALKQAKFKLLI